Proteins encoded together in one Candidatus Omnitrophota bacterium window:
- a CDS encoding phosphoglycerate mutase family protein: MQTCIVPFGIPQAHAQGLLSLPVPGASVSLTPAFSPATLIGLKIHPENPLRVDFVVDSGDFGLSNQAFKSETEKLIKYFLAALTIPEKDLWVNLSPYEENRIVADNFAQTEMGRDLLAQDYILKQITASLIYPDDELGKEFWKRIYQKAYEEYGTANIPVDAFNKVWIVPKKAVVYENGDRVFVAESSLSVMVEQDYLAMTKHSQGSSDVSVGVPTSDVGYKSGKEVGSSGKVMLETDYVALQAKQQVSSEEHLVYGDNQQPNTISQIPNTDNKLASDIVREIIIPALEKEVNQGKNFAQLRQIYNAVILAAWFKTNLKNALLNEVYSDQSKVSGVDVEDKKITDKIYQRYLEAFKKGVCNFVKVEYDENEHKNVPRKYFSGGTDLALSSSGILEKTNQSSSVIPSGKCALVEQNFSVFSSTVVEKIKIKEEEPFSDILKDVSDNELFILKDILRNLNVHFAESESDLINVEKFSFKNIILKLKKILDKHGDEKNKLDLQDPRSEALIGSIKLQDDGIISIVHPMFTTSGVHVENYPIVVFAQNIAAANYEQVRIRHWINFFREHDKNLDIAIKDGRFGTIIKFWIEGSDALGLKRPKVVAKRKEAYRAKVLEFKQIGASGRNGSGSKNFNAFQSNGKRDIDFEYDDEFVVNSILDISPQELGKVSREQLIQKLASLMAMLAGKGSQEMELSTSKDKEPLWLDFRTESAIERNFSSFELFLEEVFGQEGDKEKISPYKAYFFSKGHRKNGSNGKSFFTPRKIVLTIDRKLLKNFIMKYKEKHAGEGNESDRVYIDEDNLRKYYILSLWLDRMIELFEKERVVERYGRIVVDKEKFVGGRAYSEDFKSFVELKSEKNIFINLDGTIAVYDRESDQKGYRFYDDADKLYDELKTLKDNGFNIILWSSNYEWFIRHNFVRESRHKKWIDLFSFIITQENYRAPTDVELSETYLSEEFADAKKLYGIFDSFKDVSMFGPLNRLILRSEPIYSEQRTAIESRVGDSTCVIGYRGEGIDGMAQRILSEVLTEAEKTQIEKAKKEKLEKIEKEKAERERVEKARLEKIVKEKEQQAKIAAEKKAQRDAKKKEREEKELKIRAFSKDYIKEAAAAEIILENILHKYPQMMFAIRLFSNVYEKAVGLEESDDNNQIVSVISAFFAMQIKRLAYRSGKTLDEYLEIISGNVIDSEGKVTQREEVEEIKILLRDILIHELINDETDELMIEKKEKESMSGDLIIKKMLDNGIPKALGTSAINIEGLLSASQGSGQEKKVSLNKQAAQAVSSLLDQIFDDKFDLDGIENQEKLKKEMDRIGLLILRDSQRDISSKIKHWAKEFQGFSQETILSRWAKYKESQLKNKKDLLKFHVTLADAQKGYLTIEVVLKLIEQMQDIYKKLDAKERKEFSFQEWIDLWDIKIDSFVDNLFDCYRLADGTFYFSKLPNSLHPYFVKTGNNLYELKEASHGNQVNYFDIWSKWVFPVFHNFESVPEAKVPGMLNADVTFFMNDPKRLDSTFYTYNVFRMFEKFLANISVDKFFIFNVDHGKEKLPAQATGIVRYKKDGTRDLVGQTKDFKDKIIKLLSEKRFLQNADLNGLLLALYVLADETDVDLLQWYGQYKIVEDLFEGDRSGNGLSSENNIARARHFDRGVRTLAFYILDKLAGGFEKFTEDSFVDINKIQSSDVVIFKEIILPSEYYNQTKFPVLEMVEGGYITSGVAAQMIQIESMFSLEPRAFNILKLIHGLGQSLIMEPSLDRSVYVLGDQIRAASKGFHPAHFAEDAHRYVDSDGVVFTLEEVAQKKKTKEEFVATNTDSMDLIDLSLDEYARVFENLTSKIDLSVLINLTLEKYAETLTMAVNFSVQRYLPLIKKVIEIRNEYFERYQQYPAISIVSNRDQVPNDAFIEPKEMNNRDIANKILGTGLPDIIPLNGQLVENLAVEHIESLLSSGDDTQVLKPVDSNDNRLFPALAADQLLQIFGIINASSKSMAMINHIARQFQTKEDLEDLLACVLGNFSSKLSYRSSLTANFIVQKGFATNEQMSMAFGPAYRYDSFNPYYSLDNIHFFDIPEYGVPQNINFSYYFDSNEKAILYQIAENKGGHEFVRYEYSGSKRISKDFVRDRKEDLNSDIAEVLIALDRLANKTLDFADKKYGDFKLDVEKEFGAKIDDSNKYLFLEKLLDAVLDALQETEISNDGEFLDMLLKVERGVVLAKTLIETRNSMDELYPFALENRVENFEYIEKRIEESKEDQKINMYIEQRFAGAISENFRALIEGLLQSSPRIKVDLYILSDDPNYDFVPRNGNQIVDPYQGFTTTVVRSLDELEVIKKQDCLHVGLNYDDFENPQDENIFVVDLAHNVQGELDFSLKRQELSTRLNLDLDDPSGSIPINPALLKRKKIRNEIWSLDDLLRRRGAFLDKILTSKQLEVLQSSVDALPDGKSVFNVNMSVLSYMSPSNLEKFLEEMSILRSAILDDDLNDIFISAGEEHGKQIVLLWEDSGYVAERLDLKKLTDDIGITVIDQAGEVYPGLKEKRIPVTIIRCHELSEKQRKELFSELAGTAKIVEKDLGNGKGKSRFFVDFPIYISGMSSKFFNLLSTGSMFIHDNFVIKTGEMKSYLQNILRRAFAFESKDRNNGPAIHKAEILVPDMIMGGQAKNSRIVIQKGSHNNEIKTAATFGPMFALGKYSDLVGRTLHSQSIAETFSNFSAVEDLLCGIAGRIIEAEDVPNKSSVFIKSKADSDQLGSAAQPKEQPSSSTKKFFPPKEHSLYAGFMWLQQNSPEYFNLFIKKAKNPNMVIKDKSFIAAVTDCGLWNGKDGEAGDILPEARQFVLDSIKASEDEAGNFDEGADVSSSAISDHFKVDDQGHIKYVDENFKENPTIKLDFEMIGFRHMITFANEQGILQGGPSNGEDNKLSEEGKRQATEDLAPALYAMLKEKIEQGKKIVIALSEADRTIESIQPFINFVKETLGIDLEVKVYPQSNERSFGNYEGKTLSEFQESDSETYIKVIKKFDSTAKIGGGESDIDALSRSYDFLQALKKEYDNTDTTVVLVNHGMFLLACLANLGHNRVADENENINFWKFDGTFPGHGEIINLSDPKSDYEKKSGIISAYDPKASTGGIDFSSDKLDLETRGQGIDFTIPDELRNIDWADVDGLVPMIIEIIPLVNFQGFVRGEDEAEFLKEQDLAYFDLTKS; this comes from the coding sequence GTGCAGACTTGCATTGTGCCTTTTGGCATTCCGCAGGCTCATGCGCAAGGGCTTTTGAGTCTTCCTGTGCCTGGCGCTAGTGTGTCTTTGACGCCTGCATTTTCTCCTGCTACTTTGATTGGTCTAAAAATTCATCCTGAAAATCCATTAAGAGTTGATTTTGTGGTAGATAGCGGAGATTTTGGGCTTTCCAATCAAGCATTTAAGAGCGAGACCGAAAAATTGATTAAGTATTTCTTGGCAGCACTCACAATTCCAGAAAAAGATCTCTGGGTCAATCTTTCTCCCTATGAGGAAAATCGAATCGTTGCAGACAATTTTGCTCAGACAGAAATGGGCAGAGACTTGCTTGCCCAGGATTATATCTTAAAGCAGATTACGGCGTCATTGATTTATCCAGACGACGAACTTGGAAAAGAGTTTTGGAAACGCATCTATCAAAAGGCTTATGAAGAGTATGGAACAGCGAATATCCCTGTTGATGCGTTTAATAAGGTATGGATTGTGCCCAAAAAGGCTGTTGTTTATGAAAATGGGGATAGGGTTTTTGTGGCGGAATCGTCTCTATCCGTTATGGTGGAGCAAGACTATTTAGCCATGACAAAGCATAGTCAAGGTAGCTCCGACGTTTCAGTCGGAGTCCCGACATCCGACGTTGGTTATAAATCAGGTAAGGAAGTCGGATCGTCGGGAAAGGTGATGCTGGAAACGGACTATGTTGCTTTGCAAGCAAAGCAACAAGTATCTAGTGAAGAGCATCTAGTATATGGTGATAATCAGCAACCAAATACCATATCCCAAATACCAAATACGGATAATAAATTAGCTTCCGACATTGTCCGCGAAATCATCATTCCTGCCCTTGAAAAGGAAGTCAATCAGGGCAAAAACTTTGCCCAGTTACGTCAAATCTATAATGCCGTTATTTTAGCCGCATGGTTTAAAACAAATCTAAAAAATGCTTTGCTCAACGAAGTTTATTCTGATCAATCAAAAGTTTCAGGTGTTGACGTTGAAGACAAAAAGATTACGGATAAAATTTATCAAAGATATCTAGAGGCTTTCAAAAAAGGTGTATGTAATTTTGTCAAAGTCGAATACGACGAGAATGAGCATAAAAATGTTCCGAGAAAATATTTCTCAGGGGGAACGGACTTGGCTCTTTCTTCTAGCGGAATTTTAGAGAAGACGAATCAATCGTCTTCGGTCATTCCAAGCGGGAAGTGTGCTCTTGTTGAGCAGAATTTTAGTGTTTTTTCTTCTACTGTTGTTGAGAAAATTAAGATTAAAGAGGAAGAGCCGTTTTCTGATATTTTAAAGGATGTATCTGATAATGAGCTTTTTATTTTAAAAGATATTCTTCGTAATCTTAATGTTCATTTTGCAGAAAGTGAATCAGATTTGATTAACGTTGAAAAGTTTTCTTTTAAAAATATTATTCTTAAGCTTAAGAAAATTCTGGATAAACATGGTGATGAAAAGAATAAACTAGATCTCCAAGATCCTAGATCTGAAGCATTGATTGGAAGCATTAAGCTTCAGGATGATGGCATTATTTCTATTGTGCACCCGATGTTTACAACTAGTGGTGTTCATGTTGAAAATTATCCTATTGTTGTTTTTGCACAAAATATAGCCGCTGCAAATTATGAGCAAGTACGGATTCGTCATTGGATCAATTTTTTTAGAGAGCACGATAAGAATTTAGATATAGCTATTAAAGATGGAAGATTTGGTACAATAATAAAATTTTGGATTGAAGGCAGCGATGCTCTTGGTTTAAAGAGGCCAAAAGTTGTTGCCAAGCGAAAAGAAGCATATCGAGCAAAGGTATTAGAATTTAAACAGATAGGGGCCTCTGGCAGAAATGGTTCGGGATCAAAGAATTTTAATGCTTTTCAGAGTAATGGAAAGCGGGATATCGATTTTGAGTACGATGATGAATTTGTTGTTAACTCTATTTTAGACATTTCTCCACAAGAACTTGGCAAAGTTTCTCGTGAACAATTGATTCAAAAGCTTGCTTCTTTAATGGCTATGTTAGCGGGAAAAGGTAGTCAGGAGATGGAGCTTTCAACATCAAAGGACAAAGAGCCTTTGTGGCTAGATTTTCGAACGGAATCAGCTATTGAGAGGAATTTTTCATCATTTGAACTTTTTCTTGAAGAAGTTTTTGGGCAGGAAGGAGACAAGGAAAAGATTTCTCCTTACAAAGCTTACTTTTTTTCAAAAGGACATAGAAAAAATGGTTCTAATGGTAAAAGTTTCTTTACTCCTCGAAAAATTGTTTTAACAATTGATAGAAAGCTCTTAAAGAATTTTATTATGAAATATAAAGAAAAACATGCTGGAGAAGGTAACGAGTCTGACCGCGTCTATATAGATGAAGATAATTTGAGAAAATATTATATTCTTTCGCTCTGGCTTGATCGAATGATTGAGCTTTTTGAGAAAGAAAGAGTTGTTGAGCGTTATGGTCGTATTGTTGTTGATAAAGAAAAGTTTGTTGGCGGTCGAGCTTATTCGGAAGACTTTAAATCTTTTGTTGAATTAAAGTCTGAAAAGAATATTTTTATTAATCTGGATGGAACAATTGCTGTTTATGATAGAGAAAGCGATCAGAAAGGTTATCGTTTTTATGATGATGCCGATAAGCTTTATGATGAGCTTAAAACTTTAAAGGACAATGGATTTAATATTATTCTTTGGAGTTCAAATTATGAGTGGTTTATTCGTCATAATTTTGTTCGAGAGTCTAGACATAAAAAATGGATAGACCTCTTTAGTTTTATAATCACTCAGGAAAATTATCGTGCACCAACAGATGTGGAGCTATCTGAAACTTATTTATCAGAAGAGTTTGCGGATGCTAAAAAACTTTATGGAATTTTTGACTCTTTTAAGGATGTCTCTATGTTCGGTCCTTTAAACCGTTTAATCTTAAGGTCAGAACCAATTTATTCGGAGCAGCGAACAGCTATAGAATCAAGGGTTGGTGATAGCACTTGTGTGATTGGTTATCGTGGAGAGGGAATTGATGGTATGGCCCAAAGAATCTTAAGTGAGGTTTTAACTGAGGCAGAAAAGACTCAGATAGAAAAAGCAAAAAAAGAGAAATTAGAAAAAATTGAGAAGGAAAAGGCTGAGCGAGAGCGAGTGGAGAAGGCGAGATTAGAGAAAATTGTGAAAGAAAAGGAGCAGCAAGCGAAGATCGCTGCAGAAAAGAAAGCTCAACGAGATGCAAAAAAGAAAGAAAGAGAAGAAAAAGAGCTAAAAATCAGAGCTTTTTCAAAGGATTATATAAAAGAGGCAGCAGCTGCAGAAATAATTTTAGAGAACATACTTCATAAGTACCCTCAGATGATGTTTGCGATTAGACTTTTTTCAAATGTTTATGAAAAAGCAGTAGGATTAGAGGAAAGTGATGACAATAATCAAATTGTAAGCGTGATTTCTGCTTTTTTTGCGATGCAAATAAAACGTCTTGCTTATAGGTCAGGAAAAACTTTAGATGAATATTTAGAGATCATATCTGGCAATGTCATTGACTCAGAAGGAAAAGTGACGCAACGAGAGGAAGTTGAAGAAATCAAGATTCTTTTGAGAGATATTTTAATTCATGAACTAATTAATGATGAGACGGATGAGTTAATGATTGAAAAGAAAGAAAAGGAATCAATGAGTGGTGACTTGATAATTAAAAAGATGCTAGACAATGGGATTCCGAAAGCTTTGGGAACTTCAGCGATAAATATTGAAGGATTATTAAGCGCATCTCAGGGAAGCGGTCAGGAAAAGAAAGTATCGCTGAACAAACAAGCAGCTCAAGCTGTCTCTTCGCTTCTGGATCAAATTTTTGATGATAAGTTTGATTTAGATGGCATAGAAAATCAGGAAAAACTTAAGAAGGAGATGGACCGCATTGGCTTGTTGATTTTAAGAGATTCGCAGCGAGATATATCTTCTAAAATAAAACATTGGGCGAAAGAGTTTCAAGGGTTTTCACAGGAAACAATTTTAAGTCGGTGGGCGAAATATAAAGAATCACAATTAAAGAATAAAAAAGATCTTTTGAAGTTTCATGTAACTCTTGCTGATGCGCAAAAAGGGTATTTGACGATTGAAGTAGTGCTTAAGCTTATCGAGCAGATGCAAGATATTTATAAAAAACTTGATGCAAAAGAAAGAAAAGAATTTTCTTTTCAAGAATGGATTGATCTTTGGGATATCAAAATTGATTCTTTTGTTGATAATCTTTTTGATTGTTATCGTTTGGCTGATGGGACTTTTTATTTTTCTAAATTGCCAAATTCGCTGCATCCATATTTTGTTAAAACTGGTAATAATTTATATGAATTAAAAGAAGCTTCTCATGGTAATCAGGTTAATTATTTTGACATTTGGTCCAAGTGGGTTTTTCCGGTTTTTCATAATTTTGAATCTGTTCCTGAAGCAAAAGTCCCTGGCATGCTCAATGCTGATGTGACGTTTTTCATGAATGATCCGAAAAGATTGGACAGTACTTTTTATACTTATAATGTGTTTCGCATGTTTGAGAAATTTCTAGCGAATATTTCAGTTGATAAGTTTTTTATTTTTAATGTTGATCATGGAAAAGAAAAGCTTCCAGCACAAGCAACTGGTATTGTGCGTTATAAGAAAGATGGGACGAGGGATTTGGTGGGTCAGACAAAGGATTTTAAAGATAAAATAATAAAACTGTTATCAGAGAAGAGATTTTTACAAAACGCGGATTTAAATGGCTTACTGCTTGCTCTTTATGTTCTAGCTGACGAGACGGATGTTGATCTTTTGCAATGGTATGGACAATATAAAATTGTCGAAGATCTCTTTGAGGGGGACAGGAGTGGAAATGGCCTTAGTTCTGAGAATAATATCGCACGTGCACGTCATTTTGATCGCGGTGTACGCACGTTAGCATTTTATATCTTAGATAAGCTTGCTGGTGGTTTTGAAAAGTTTACAGAAGATTCCTTTGTTGACATAAATAAGATTCAGAGCTCGGATGTTGTTATTTTTAAGGAGATAATTCTTCCGTCCGAATATTATAATCAGACAAAGTTCCCTGTTCTTGAGATGGTGGAGGGTGGATATATAACTTCTGGTGTAGCTGCTCAGATGATACAAATAGAATCTATGTTTTCTCTTGAGCCGCGTGCGTTTAATATTCTTAAGTTAATTCACGGCTTAGGGCAATCGCTTATTATGGAACCATCTCTTGATCGTAGCGTTTATGTTTTGGGTGATCAAATTCGGGCTGCAAGCAAAGGGTTTCATCCTGCTCATTTTGCTGAAGATGCACACCGTTACGTGGATTCTGACGGAGTTGTTTTTACACTAGAAGAGGTTGCGCAGAAGAAAAAAACAAAAGAAGAATTCGTAGCAACTAATACTGATTCAATGGATCTGATCGATTTATCATTAGATGAATATGCTAGGGTTTTTGAGAATTTAACAAGCAAGATTGATTTATCTGTTTTGATTAATTTGACATTAGAGAAGTATGCTGAGACGCTTACTATGGCTGTAAATTTCTCAGTGCAAAGATATTTGCCTTTGATCAAGAAAGTTATTGAAATACGTAATGAATATTTTGAACGATATCAACAATATCCTGCGATTTCTATTGTCAGTAATCGTGATCAAGTTCCAAATGATGCTTTTATTGAGCCAAAAGAAATGAACAATAGGGATATCGCAAATAAAATTTTAGGTACAGGACTTCCTGACATTATCCCTCTTAATGGTCAATTGGTCGAAAATTTAGCCGTAGAGCATATTGAGAGCTTGTTATCTTCTGGGGATGACACACAAGTTTTAAAGCCAGTTGATTCGAATGATAATCGACTTTTTCCTGCGCTGGCCGCAGATCAACTACTCCAAATTTTTGGGATCATCAATGCTTCAAGCAAATCAATGGCAATGATTAATCATATTGCTCGTCAGTTTCAGACGAAAGAAGATCTTGAAGATCTTTTGGCTTGTGTTTTGGGTAATTTTTCTTCCAAGCTTTCTTATCGATCTTCTTTGACCGCTAATTTTATTGTACAAAAAGGTTTTGCCACAAATGAGCAGATGTCAATGGCCTTTGGGCCGGCCTATCGTTATGACTCCTTTAATCCGTATTATTCTTTAGACAATATTCATTTCTTTGATATTCCAGAATACGGAGTTCCTCAGAATATTAATTTTTCATATTATTTTGATTCAAATGAAAAGGCAATTCTTTATCAAATAGCGGAGAATAAGGGTGGGCATGAATTTGTCCGCTATGAATATTCTGGATCTAAGAGGATTAGTAAAGATTTTGTCCGAGATAGAAAAGAAGATCTTAATTCTGATATTGCAGAGGTTTTAATTGCTTTGGATCGTTTGGCAAATAAAACTCTTGATTTTGCAGATAAGAAATATGGGGATTTTAAATTAGATGTAGAAAAAGAATTTGGAGCAAAGATTGATGATAGCAATAAATATTTGTTTCTTGAAAAATTGCTTGATGCTGTGCTTGATGCTTTGCAAGAAACAGAAATATCTAATGATGGTGAGTTTCTTGACATGCTTTTAAAGGTAGAAAGGGGTGTTGTTTTAGCAAAAACATTAATTGAGACACGAAATAGTATGGACGAGCTATATCCGTTTGCTTTAGAAAATCGGGTCGAGAATTTTGAATATATTGAGAAGCGTATTGAAGAATCTAAAGAAGATCAAAAAATAAATATGTATATTGAGCAGAGATTTGCTGGTGCGATTTCAGAGAATTTTCGCGCTTTGATTGAGGGGCTTCTCCAGTCTAGTCCAAGGATTAAGGTGGATCTTTATATTTTGAGTGATGATCCAAATTATGATTTTGTTCCAAGGAATGGAAATCAAATTGTCGATCCTTATCAAGGATTTACGACTACGGTTGTTCGCAGTTTAGATGAGCTTGAAGTAATCAAAAAACAAGATTGTCTTCATGTTGGATTGAATTATGATGATTTTGAAAATCCTCAAGACGAAAATATTTTTGTTGTGGATCTTGCGCATAATGTTCAAGGGGAACTTGATTTTTCACTGAAACGCCAAGAATTATCAACGAGACTCAATCTTGATCTAGATGATCCTTCTGGATCTATTCCGATCAATCCAGCTTTATTGAAACGAAAAAAGATTCGTAACGAAATTTGGTCTTTAGATGATCTCCTGAGACGCAGAGGCGCATTTTTAGATAAAATTTTAACTTCTAAGCAGTTGGAAGTATTGCAATCGAGCGTAGATGCGTTGCCGGACGGCAAAAGCGTTTTTAATGTTAACATGTCTGTTTTGTCATATATGTCACCAAGTAATCTAGAAAAGTTTCTAGAAGAGATGAGTATCTTAAGATCAGCTATTCTTGATGATGATTTGAATGATATTTTTATTAGCGCTGGAGAGGAGCACGGTAAGCAGATTGTTCTTCTTTGGGAGGATTCAGGGTACGTAGCCGAGAGGCTTGATCTTAAGAAGTTAACAGATGACATTGGGATTACAGTTATTGACCAAGCTGGAGAGGTTTATCCCGGATTAAAAGAAAAAAGAATTCCTGTAACAATTATTCGCTGTCATGAGTTGAGTGAAAAACAAAGAAAAGAACTCTTTTCTGAATTGGCTGGAACGGCGAAAATAGTAGAAAAAGATTTGGGTAATGGAAAAGGAAAGAGTAGATTCTTTGTTGATTTCCCGATTTATATTTCTGGTATGTCTTCGAAATTTTTTAATTTATTATCCACAGGGTCGATGTTTATTCACGATAATTTTGTGATCAAGACTGGTGAAATGAAATCTTATCTTCAAAATATTCTTAGAAGGGCTTTTGCTTTTGAATCGAAGGATCGGAATAATGGCCCAGCAATTCATAAAGCAGAAATCCTTGTGCCTGATATGATCATGGGAGGCCAGGCAAAGAATTCTAGGATAGTGATTCAGAAAGGATCTCATAACAACGAAATAAAGACTGCTGCCACATTTGGGCCAATGTTTGCTTTGGGGAAATATTCTGATCTTGTTGGTAGAACACTGCATTCGCAATCGATTGCTGAAACTTTTTCTAATTTTTCAGCTGTTGAAGATTTGCTCTGCGGGATTGCTGGAAGGATTATTGAAGCAGAGGATGTTCCTAATAAATCATCTGTTTTTATTAAATCAAAAGCAGATTCTGATCAATTGGGCAGTGCAGCACAACCCAAAGAACAGCCTTCGTCTTCAACTAAGAAATTTTTTCCCCCGAAAGAACATTCTCTTTATGCAGGGTTTATGTGGTTGCAACAAAATAGTCCGGAATATTTTAATCTTTTTATCAAAAAAGCAAAGAATCCTAATATGGTTATTAAGGATAAAAGTTTTATTGCTGCTGTTACGGATTGCGGGTTGTGGAACGGCAAGGATGGAGAAGCCGGAGATATTTTGCCAGAAGCAAGGCAATTTGTATTGGACAGCATTAAGGCGTCCGAAGATGAGGCAGGTAACTTTGATGAAGGGGCCGATGTATCAAGTAGTGCCATTAGCGATCATTTTAAGGTTGATGATCAAGGACATATAAAATATGTTGATGAAAATTTTAAAGAAAATCCTACTATCAAACTTGATTTTGAAATGATTGGTTTTCGTCATATGATTACGTTTGCGAATGAACAAGGAATTCTGCAAGGGGGGCCTAGTAACGGTGAAGATAATAAGCTAAGTGAAGAAGGAAAAAGGCAGGCCACAGAGGATTTAGCTCCAGCACTTTATGCAATGCTTAAAGAAAAAATTGAGCAAGGAAAGAAAATAGTGATTGCTCTTAGTGAGGCAGACAGGACGATTGAAAGTATTCAGCCCTTTATTAATTTTGTTAAGGAAACACTCGGCATTGATTTAGAGGTTAAGGTCTATCCTCAGTCCAACGAAAGATCTTTTGGCAACTATGAAGGGAAAACATTGAGCGAGTTTCAGGAAAGTGATTCGGAGACTTACATAAAGGTTATTAAAAAGTTTGATTCTACAGCTAAAATAGGAGGAGGCGAAAGCGATATCGATGCTCTCAGCCGTTCTTATGATTTTCTTCAAGCGCTGAAAAAAGAGTATGATAACACGGACACAACCGTTGTCCTTGTAAATCATGGAATGTTTCTTCTTGCTTGCTTGGCTAATTTGGGACACAATCGGGTTGCGGATGAAAACGAAAATATTAATTTCTGGAAATTTGATGGTACATTTCCTGGTCATGGCGAAATTATTAATCTTTCTGACCCTAAGAGCGATTATGAAAAAAAATCTGGCATAATTTCTGCATATGATCCGAAAGCAAGCACAGGCGGTATTGATTTTAGTTCTGATAAACTTGATTTGGAAACTAGAGGCCAGGGGATTGATTTTACGATTCCAGATGAATTGCGTAATATCGATTGGGCGGACGTTGATGGGCTTGTTCCTATGATTATTGAGATTATTCCATTGGTCAATTTCCAGGGATTTGTGCGGGGAGAAGATGAGGCTGAGTTTCTTAAGGAACAAGATTTAGCTTATTTTGATTTGACAAAGTCATAA
- the rsfS gene encoding ribosome silencing factor, translating to MTKKSSVTSKKPQRTSKKTIQLIAELALSKKAEDLVVLDIRKVANFCDYFIICSGNSDRQVKAIADGMREGLSEQGTFVARPQGYRDAKWIIIDIGDVVVHVFEKQAREFYGLEYLWQGGKKIDWQK from the coding sequence TTGACAAAAAAATCTTCTGTTACAAGTAAAAAACCCCAGCGGACCTCAAAGAAAACCATTCAATTGATTGCGGAGCTTGCCTTAAGCAAGAAAGCAGAAGATTTGGTTGTACTTGATATTCGGAAAGTCGCAAATTTTTGTGATTATTTTATTATTTGCTCTGGAAATTCTGATCGTCAGGTTAAAGCCATTGCTGATGGGATGCGTGAGGGCCTTAGTGAACAAGGTACTTTTGTGGCTCGTCCACAAGGTTACCGCGATGCTAAGTGGATTATTATTGATATTGGAGATGTCGTGGTTCATGTTTTCGAAAAACAAGCGCGGGAGTTTTACGGGTTAGAGTATCTCTGGCAAGGCGGAAAAAAAATTGATTGGCAAAAGTAA